A genomic stretch from Terriglobus sp. RCC_193 includes:
- a CDS encoding Mov34/MPN/PAD-1 family protein, producing MLKLSQSDYEALRMHGEETYPHECCGILLGHAGEVNQVVEIMRAGNTRTDSAHNRYHIAPQELIKAQREGRKKGLDIVGFYHSHPDHPAQWSVTDFAEAHWFGCSYVITAVAQGKAEVTNAFLLRGTSEEDKRFEDEEVVVG from the coding sequence ATGTTGAAGCTGAGCCAATCCGACTACGAAGCACTGCGCATGCATGGCGAGGAGACGTATCCGCATGAGTGTTGCGGCATTCTCCTGGGCCACGCGGGCGAGGTGAACCAGGTGGTCGAGATTATGCGTGCAGGCAACACCCGCACCGACTCCGCCCACAACCGCTACCACATTGCGCCGCAGGAACTGATCAAGGCGCAGCGTGAGGGACGGAAGAAGGGGCTGGACATTGTCGGTTTCTATCATTCGCATCCCGATCATCCGGCACAGTGGTCCGTTACGGACTTTGCCGAAGCCCACTGGTTCGGTTGTAGCTACGTCATCACGGCCGTAGCGCAGGGCAAGGCCGAGGTGACGAATGCATTTCTTCTGCGCGGCACCAGCGAAGAGGACAAGCGGTTTGAAGACGAGGAAGTTGTCGTCGGCTAG
- a CDS encoding nuclear transport factor 2 family protein — protein sequence MQISSAAALFCLTASPSHAQSAEQAVLAPIQAMFDGMAKRDAAAIAAPTLPGGTMVLMRDGKAAQMTFTDFATRVGKPGTTKIEERIHDPLVRIDNDLAVVWAPFDFLVDGKVDHCGTDLFNMVRVDGTWKIASVADTGTKTCGGK from the coding sequence ATGCAAATCTCCTCGGCGGCAGCGCTGTTCTGCCTGACGGCCTCTCCCTCACACGCGCAGTCTGCTGAGCAGGCGGTATTGGCGCCCATCCAGGCGATGTTTGACGGCATGGCGAAGCGCGATGCCGCCGCCATTGCGGCCCCGACACTACCCGGTGGAACCATGGTCCTGATGCGCGATGGCAAAGCCGCGCAGATGACCTTTACGGACTTTGCAACGCGTGTTGGCAAACCCGGCACAACGAAGATCGAAGAACGGATTCATGACCCGCTGGTTCGCATCGACAACGATCTCGCAGTCGTCTGGGCCCCGTTTGATTTCCTTGTGGATGGCAAAGTGGATCACTGCGGCACGGATCTCTTCAACATGGTGCGAGTCGACGGCACATGGAAGATCGCCAGCGTGGCCGACACGGGTACAAAGACGTGCGGCGGAAAGTGA
- a CDS encoding PadR family transcriptional regulator, with product MGKAAQHRDLFAGALELMVLHSLRIKPMHGYALVKHIQQVSDDLLQIEEGSLYPALQRMLREGWLEAEEGVSAKGRPTRIYRLTKSGVKRLEQEKSSFEKMFAGITRVLAVAKA from the coding sequence ATGGGGAAAGCCGCACAACATCGTGATCTCTTCGCCGGTGCGTTGGAGCTGATGGTCCTGCATTCGCTGCGCATCAAGCCGATGCATGGCTACGCACTGGTCAAACACATTCAGCAGGTTTCCGATGACCTTCTTCAGATCGAAGAAGGTTCGCTGTACCCCGCATTACAGCGGATGCTTCGCGAAGGCTGGCTGGAAGCAGAAGAAGGCGTCTCCGCGAAGGGCCGACCCACGCGCATTTATCGACTGACAAAATCGGGTGTAAAGCGGCTGGAGCAGGAGAAGTCCAGCTTCGAAAAGATGTTTGCAGGCATCACTCGCGTACTTGCGGTCGCAAAGGCTTAG
- a CDS encoding ADOP family duplicated permease: MRWLRQLFSRRRRYDDLSFSVQEHLEEKVDELMEDGMSRKDAEHAARKQFGNVLLTEQRGREAWQWQTVESLWADVAFALRQLWKSRGVTAIVVLTLALGVGAATAVFSVAYGVLVDPFPYKDVHTLATPKLCSPRLGRCYWDSYTPSQFLELEQKTSIFSGVTASTVGSVTLTGAGEAQQIRGNYLTTNTFDVLGVQPMLGRASTQQDVSPGHEEVAILSNRYWKSHFGASESVLGQVINVDGHARTIIGVMPQRFLWRGADVYLPVAIIPQPMIAGHSHFTLVGRLKPGVTEAQASSQFTPVFQDFIQSDPRRYDKGIRFGIMRFNEMFQSGLAGTLYLLLGAVFVLLLIACVNVSSLLLARAVKREHEFVLRAAIGASRLRLVRQVMVESLLLALFSVPVALLFAYGGLQAMLRLVPPDTIPDEALISLNVPVLLTSIGIAVFAVILFGASPAWHSANPRLSGVLTSMRSTGSRGHRRLLSGFVVAEIALSLALLTVAGLMMRSMIAVEKVPVVFPPEHTLMMRVPLVSHRYSKPEDKLRFFREALERVNHVPGVRAVTLDSELPFLSGYGSQIQTGNLPVDSSHVSNLHLVTPSYLSISGLPLLQGHFIDEREISVGAHDAVVTDDFAKKYLPGKDPLGQTVRLVRSELFENEDAETTTFTIVGVVGNLPAYPGYQQTFPHLFMPYTVSPVMDTFVISTAVPAESLVQTVRQIITSMDKDQPISDILSLRQLLDRYGYAGPRFALTLFGTFAAAALLLCVIGIYGVFSFATSRRTQEIGVRMALGADRGDVIWMVLRQACALAALGIGVGLPLAFGAARLARSQLFYTSQYDPITFALVLCTLPLLAVAGTWIPARRAAAVDPMVALRTE; encoded by the coding sequence ATGCGTTGGCTCAGGCAGCTCTTTTCGCGTCGTCGCCGTTATGACGATCTCTCCTTCTCCGTGCAGGAACATCTGGAAGAGAAGGTCGACGAACTGATGGAAGACGGCATGTCGCGCAAAGATGCGGAGCACGCTGCGCGCAAACAATTCGGCAACGTATTGCTGACGGAGCAGCGCGGCCGCGAAGCATGGCAATGGCAAACGGTGGAATCGCTCTGGGCGGATGTTGCGTTCGCTCTGCGGCAACTCTGGAAGTCACGTGGCGTCACGGCCATCGTCGTACTTACGCTTGCGTTGGGTGTCGGAGCAGCCACGGCAGTATTCAGCGTTGCCTATGGCGTACTGGTGGACCCGTTTCCGTATAAGGATGTCCACACGCTGGCCACTCCGAAGTTATGCTCTCCACGCCTTGGCCGTTGCTACTGGGATTCCTATACGCCTTCGCAATTTCTGGAACTGGAACAGAAGACCAGCATCTTCAGTGGAGTCACAGCATCCACAGTCGGCAGCGTCACCCTGACGGGCGCTGGAGAAGCGCAGCAGATACGTGGGAATTACCTCACTACCAACACGTTTGATGTTCTCGGCGTGCAACCTATGCTGGGCCGTGCCTCCACGCAGCAGGATGTTTCCCCGGGGCATGAAGAGGTAGCCATCCTCAGCAACCGCTATTGGAAATCGCACTTCGGCGCAAGCGAATCGGTGCTGGGCCAGGTCATCAATGTCGACGGTCATGCACGCACCATCATCGGTGTCATGCCGCAACGATTTCTGTGGCGCGGGGCAGACGTGTACCTTCCTGTGGCGATCATTCCGCAGCCCATGATTGCAGGCCACTCCCACTTCACACTGGTCGGCCGACTGAAGCCCGGTGTTACGGAGGCGCAGGCCTCGTCGCAATTCACACCCGTTTTCCAGGACTTCATTCAGTCCGATCCGCGGCGTTATGACAAGGGGATTCGGTTCGGCATCATGCGCTTCAATGAGATGTTCCAGTCCGGTCTTGCCGGGACACTCTATCTGCTGCTGGGTGCGGTGTTTGTTCTGCTGCTGATTGCCTGCGTGAATGTGTCCAGTCTGTTGCTCGCACGCGCTGTCAAACGGGAACATGAATTTGTTCTTCGTGCGGCCATTGGTGCATCACGCCTCCGTCTGGTGCGACAGGTCATGGTGGAGTCGCTATTGCTGGCATTGTTCTCTGTGCCGGTGGCTCTGCTCTTTGCATACGGTGGTCTGCAGGCCATGTTGCGGCTTGTCCCGCCCGATACCATTCCCGACGAAGCGCTTATCTCGTTGAACGTGCCTGTGCTGCTGACTTCCATTGGCATAGCTGTCTTTGCGGTCATTCTCTTTGGCGCATCGCCGGCGTGGCACAGTGCAAACCCGCGTCTTTCCGGCGTTCTCACCAGCATGCGCAGTACCGGCAGTCGCGGTCATCGTCGTCTTCTCAGCGGCTTTGTCGTTGCGGAGATTGCGTTGTCGCTTGCGCTGCTCACGGTTGCCGGACTGATGATGCGTTCCATGATCGCTGTCGAAAAAGTGCCTGTCGTCTTTCCTCCCGAACATACCCTCATGATGCGTGTGCCGCTTGTGAGCCATCGCTATTCCAAACCGGAAGACAAACTTCGCTTCTTTCGTGAGGCGTTGGAGCGGGTGAACCATGTTCCCGGCGTGCGCGCTGTCACGCTCGATTCTGAACTACCCTTTCTCTCGGGCTACGGAAGCCAGATTCAAACGGGTAACTTGCCGGTGGATTCAAGCCACGTCAGCAACCTGCATCTGGTTACACCAAGCTATCTTTCCATCTCCGGCCTGCCGTTATTGCAGGGGCATTTTATTGACGAGCGCGAAATCTCCGTGGGTGCGCATGACGCTGTGGTGACGGACGATTTTGCAAAGAAGTATCTCCCCGGCAAAGACCCGCTCGGACAGACAGTACGACTGGTACGGTCTGAGCTATTCGAAAATGAAGACGCGGAGACCACAACGTTCACCATTGTCGGAGTCGTAGGCAATCTGCCAGCGTATCCCGGCTACCAGCAAACATTCCCGCATCTCTTCATGCCGTACACCGTATCTCCGGTCATGGACACGTTCGTGATCTCCACCGCGGTTCCTGCGGAAAGCCTTGTGCAAACGGTGCGGCAGATCATCACCTCCATGGACAAGGATCAGCCCATCAGCGACATTCTCTCGCTGCGCCAGTTGCTGGATCGTTATGGCTATGCAGGACCGCGATTCGCATTGACGCTGTTCGGCACGTTTGCAGCCGCGGCGCTGCTTCTTTGCGTCATCGGCATCTATGGCGTGTTCTCGTTCGCAACGTCCCGCAGGACGCAGGAGATCGGCGTTCGTATGGCGCTGGGCGCAGACCGCGGCGATGTCATCTGGATGGTGTTGCGGCAGGCATGTGCGTTGGCGGCGCTGGGCATCGGTGTGGGACTGCCATTGGCCT
- the moeB gene encoding molybdopterin-synthase adenylyltransferase MoeB → MTILIPTPLRGFTDNKSTVDVTAANVKEALAALTEAHPAIKGHLFTAEGKLRSFVNVYVNDDDIRDLPGKDETALNAGDEISIIPSIAGGAPAIAEEAIAEELPTLTNEEIARYSRHLILPEVGMDGQRKLKAAKVLCVGTGGLGAPLALYLAAAGVGTIGLVDFDVVDESNLQRQIIHSQSTVGMLKVDSAEQMLKGLNKNVNVVKHNTMLTSANALEIFKDYDVIADGTDNFQTRYLVNDACVLTGKPNAYGSIFRFEGQASVFATEEGPCYRCLYPEPPPPGLVPSCAEGGVLGILPGLVGVIQATEVIKLILGIGEPLIGRLLLVDSLGMTFRTLKLRKNPNCPACGTHEIKELIDYNQFCGITAPTEVGPLEVASHGVVTGLEDKDGIPQISVEELKAKREEGKAFILDVREPHEVQIVSIGAQLIPVGELEQRIGEIASHKNDEVLVHCKSGARSQKASLILKNAGFTNVKNVAGGILAWADRIDPSLPKY, encoded by the coding sequence ATGACGATTCTGATTCCAACCCCGCTGCGTGGTTTTACGGACAACAAGTCCACCGTTGATGTAACCGCAGCAAACGTCAAAGAAGCTCTTGCTGCGCTGACAGAAGCGCATCCCGCCATTAAGGGCCACCTGTTCACCGCCGAAGGCAAGCTGCGCTCGTTCGTGAACGTTTATGTAAACGACGACGATATCCGCGATCTGCCCGGCAAGGACGAGACGGCGCTGAACGCTGGCGACGAAATCTCGATCATTCCGTCGATTGCCGGTGGCGCACCCGCCATTGCGGAAGAGGCCATCGCCGAAGAACTGCCGACGCTGACGAACGAAGAAATTGCCCGCTACTCGCGCCACCTGATCCTGCCGGAAGTGGGCATGGACGGCCAGCGCAAGCTGAAAGCAGCGAAGGTGCTCTGCGTTGGCACGGGTGGACTGGGCGCGCCGCTGGCTCTCTATCTTGCAGCAGCAGGCGTGGGCACCATCGGACTTGTTGATTTTGACGTGGTCGATGAGAGCAATCTGCAGCGCCAGATCATCCACTCGCAGTCCACTGTGGGCATGCTGAAGGTGGACAGCGCCGAGCAGATGCTGAAGGGGCTGAACAAGAACGTCAACGTCGTGAAACACAACACGATGCTGACCTCTGCGAATGCCCTGGAAATCTTCAAGGATTACGACGTCATTGCAGACGGCACGGACAACTTCCAGACGCGCTACCTGGTGAACGATGCCTGCGTTCTGACGGGCAAGCCGAATGCCTACGGCTCCATCTTCCGCTTTGAAGGACAGGCTTCTGTCTTTGCCACGGAAGAAGGTCCCTGCTACCGCTGCCTGTACCCCGAACCGCCGCCGCCGGGGCTGGTTCCCTCGTGCGCGGAGGGTGGCGTACTTGGCATTCTGCCGGGTCTTGTGGGTGTGATTCAGGCAACGGAAGTGATCAAGCTGATCCTTGGCATTGGTGAACCACTGATCGGTCGTCTGCTGCTGGTGGACTCGCTGGGCATGACTTTCCGCACGCTGAAGCTGCGTAAGAACCCGAACTGCCCCGCCTGCGGCACGCATGAGATCAAGGAATTGATTGATTACAACCAGTTCTGCGGCATCACTGCTCCCACCGAAGTCGGGCCGCTGGAAGTGGCTTCGCATGGCGTGGTGACCGGACTGGAAGACAAGGACGGCATTCCGCAGATCAGCGTGGAAGAGCTGAAGGCAAAGCGCGAGGAAGGCAAGGCGTTCATCCTGGACGTACGCGAGCCGCATGAGGTGCAGATTGTCTCCATTGGCGCTCAACTGATTCCTGTGGGAGAGCTGGAGCAGCGCATTGGCGAGATTGCTTCGCACAAGAACGATGAAGTGCTCGTGCATTGCAAGAGCGGTGCGCGTTCGCAGAAGGCTTCGCTCATCCTGAAGAACGCCGGTTTCACCAACGTGAAGAACGTTGCGGGCGGCATTCTGGCATGGGCGGATCGCATTGACCCGAGTCTGCCGAAGTACTAA
- a CDS encoding nuclear transport factor 2 family protein — protein sequence MTETDAVLRQAYAAFNRRDVDSALDLMTEDVRWPKASEGGSVVGKDEIRAYWTRQWQEFDPCVEPLAITEQEDGSFRVCVHQVVKSLQGDLLSESQVVHIFAMRDGQIASMELGERDGVSSGPSTAFVHSS from the coding sequence ATGACGGAGACGGATGCAGTTCTGCGGCAGGCATATGCCGCATTCAACCGCCGCGACGTTGATAGCGCGTTGGATCTGATGACGGAGGACGTGCGCTGGCCCAAGGCTTCCGAGGGTGGCAGTGTCGTCGGCAAGGATGAGATTCGTGCCTATTGGACGCGGCAGTGGCAGGAGTTTGATCCCTGCGTGGAACCGCTCGCGATAACGGAACAGGAGGATGGCAGCTTCCGTGTTTGCGTGCATCAGGTTGTTAAGAGCCTGCAAGGCGATCTGCTATCGGAGAGTCAGGTAGTCCACATCTTTGCCATGCGCGATGGGCAGATTGCCTCTATGGAATTAGGGGAACGGGATGGTGTGTCCTCCGGACCATCCACTGCCTTCGTGCATTCATCGTGA
- a CDS encoding CTP synthase, translated as MSAKYIFVTGGVVSSLGKGLAAASIGCLLEARGLRVNLMKFDPYLNVDPGTMSPFQHGEVFVTDDGAETDLDMGHYERFTHAKLSRDNNLTSGRIYEQVITKERRGDYLGKTVQVIPHVTNEIKNAMRKVATDCDVTIVEIGGTVGDIESLPFLEAIRQMRQDLGRDNTLFVHVTLVPWIAAAQELKTKPTQHSVKEMLSIGIQPDILLCRSERNLPREMRGKIAAFCNVEERAVIAARDVASIYELPLAFEAEHVDQLVLSYLRIDAGEADLTKWRELVHKAYNPKDEVHIGIVGKYVEYEDSYKSLKEALVHGALDANLKLKVTWLEAEGLETEDKSYEQQLDTFDGILVPGGFGKRGIEGMLNAIRYARESETPYFGICLGMQTACIEYARNVAGLKDANSSEFDPATPHRVIYKLRELTGVEEMGGTMRLGAWTCVMEPDSKAALAYGTTEINERHRHRYEFNREYEPILTGAGLRLTGTTPDATYVEIVEIPSHPYFVACQFHPEFKSKPLEPHPLFREFVAASYKNRMGRGRALSQESLTGIAQ; from the coding sequence ATGTCTGCGAAATACATCTTTGTAACCGGCGGCGTTGTGTCTTCACTCGGCAAGGGGCTGGCAGCAGCTTCTATCGGGTGCCTGCTGGAAGCGCGCGGTCTACGCGTAAACCTGATGAAGTTTGACCCGTATCTGAATGTGGATCCGGGTACGATGTCTCCCTTCCAGCACGGCGAGGTCTTTGTGACCGACGACGGCGCGGAAACCGACCTGGACATGGGTCACTACGAGCGCTTTACCCACGCGAAACTATCGCGCGATAACAATCTGACCAGCGGACGCATCTACGAACAGGTCATCACCAAGGAGCGCCGAGGCGACTACCTGGGCAAGACCGTGCAGGTGATTCCGCACGTCACCAACGAAATCAAAAACGCCATGCGCAAGGTGGCCACCGACTGCGACGTGACCATCGTCGAAATCGGCGGCACGGTTGGCGATATCGAATCGCTTCCCTTCCTGGAGGCCATTCGCCAGATGCGCCAGGACCTGGGCCGCGACAACACGCTCTTCGTCCACGTGACGCTGGTGCCATGGATTGCCGCTGCACAGGAGCTGAAGACCAAGCCGACGCAGCACTCCGTGAAGGAGATGCTGTCCATCGGTATCCAGCCGGACATTCTGCTGTGCCGTTCGGAACGCAACCTGCCCCGCGAAATGCGTGGCAAGATTGCTGCTTTCTGCAACGTGGAAGAGCGCGCCGTCATTGCTGCTCGCGATGTGGCCAGCATTTATGAACTGCCGCTGGCTTTTGAAGCAGAGCATGTGGATCAGCTTGTGCTGAGCTATCTGCGCATCGATGCTGGCGAAGCAGACCTGACGAAATGGCGCGAGCTGGTTCACAAAGCCTACAACCCGAAGGACGAAGTCCACATTGGCATTGTCGGCAAGTATGTAGAGTACGAGGACAGCTACAAGTCGTTGAAGGAGGCGCTGGTTCACGGCGCGCTGGATGCCAACCTGAAGCTGAAGGTGACGTGGCTTGAAGCCGAAGGGCTGGAGACCGAAGACAAGAGCTACGAGCAGCAGCTTGATACGTTCGACGGCATCCTGGTTCCCGGCGGCTTCGGCAAGCGCGGCATTGAAGGCATGTTGAATGCCATCCGCTATGCGCGTGAGAGCGAAACACCGTACTTCGGCATCTGCCTTGGCATGCAGACGGCTTGCATTGAGTACGCGCGCAATGTGGCCGGGCTGAAGGACGCAAACTCCTCCGAGTTCGATCCTGCAACGCCGCACCGTGTCATCTACAAACTGCGTGAATTGACCGGCGTGGAAGAGATGGGCGGCACCATGCGTCTGGGCGCATGGACGTGCGTGATGGAGCCGGATTCCAAGGCTGCACTGGCCTATGGCACCACGGAGATCAACGAGCGTCATCGCCATCGTTACGAGTTCAACCGCGAGTATGAACCCATCCTGACCGGAGCGGGTTTGCGGCTGACCGGAACGACGCCGGATGCCACGTATGTTGAGATCGTGGAAATCCCTTCGCATCCGTACTTTGTGGCCTGCCAGTTCCATCCGGAATTCAAGTCGAAGCCGCTGGAGCCGCATCCGCTGTTCCGCGAATTTGTTGCCGCAAGCTACAAGAACCGCATGGGTCGCGGACGCGCTTTGTCGCAGGAATCGCTGACCGGCATCGCGCAATAG